The Canis lupus dingo isolate Sandy chromosome 8, ASM325472v2, whole genome shotgun sequence genome has a segment encoding these proteins:
- the RD3L gene encoding protein RD3-like, which yields MPLFGWMKWPKYDSYNPTHYPGSDVVTKTLLRELKWHLKERERLIQEIENEQKVKKTGVDYNWLRNYQNPHTTIPATEQRQLEVLCSQIQPCQTGTILSRFREVLAENDVLPWEIVYIFKQVLKDFLNSTDKGNQQEGPEESGNTDCPIPSVIPGTSSRSSDKDEIPTISSYVDKTTKNRFPAFSHRIWNLPYYYPSS from the exons ATGCCACTTTTTGGCTGGATGAAATGGCCAAAATATGATTCCTACAATCCCACACACTATCCTGGCTCCGATGTAGTGACAAAGACTCTGCTTCGGGAATTAAAGTGGCATCTGAAGGAGCGAGAGAGATTAATACAAGAGATCGAAAATgagcaaaaagtgaaaaaaacaggTGTGGATTATAACTGGCTGAGAAACTATCAGAATCCCCACACAACCATCCCAGCTACTGAACAACGACAACTTGAAGTCCTTTGCTCACAAATTCAGCCTTGTCAAACTGGAACTATTCTCAGCAG ATTTCGAGAAGTTTTAGCAGAAAATGATGTACTGCCATGGGAAATAGTCTACATCTTCAAGCAAGTTCTGAAAGATTTCCTAAATAGTACTGACAAAGGTAACCAACAAGAAGGCCCAGAAGAGTCAGGGAACACGGACTGTCCTATTCCTTCTGTGATTCCAGGTACAAGCTCCAGGAGTTCAGACAAAGatgaaatacccaccatttccagTTATGTGGACAAAACCACAAAGAACAGGTTCCCAGCATTCTCACATAGAATATGGAACCTACCATATTATTATCCATCAAGTTAA